A single region of the Phycisphaerae bacterium RAS1 genome encodes:
- the thrA gene encoding Bifunctional aspartokinase/homoserine dehydrogenase 1, translating into MTIVMKFGGTSMGDAERIRGCAALVREQAREHRVVAVVSAMAGVTDMLIELAAAAAAGNRAAQHMLLGKLREKHEHAARALSAADRVSPLLDRLETLASGIAAVGELTPRSRDHVLSFGERLSAELMAAAAGARALTGQEAGIVTDENFGEAEPLMDLTLYQVKETLDPLLTPGRCVVVTGFIAATQHGVTTTLGRGGSDYTATILGAALKADEIWIWSDVDGIMSANPKVVPQARLLSAISFGEAIEMGQFGAKSMHPRALEPAAEHRIPVRMRNTFNPSGAGTLISESGEAGHVARAVLSVSKAALVTVAGAAMIGRPGTAARIFRALADENVNILMISQSVSEAGISFVVAGSQLERARGALQKQLLRTGDARHIDVLENVAVVALVGSGMRGTPGVAARLFGAVARRSVNVMAIAQGSSEISVSFVVRGEDGAEAVRGLHEEFELG; encoded by the coding sequence ATGACGATCGTGATGAAATTCGGCGGCACGTCGATGGGCGATGCGGAGCGCATCCGCGGCTGCGCGGCGCTGGTCCGCGAGCAGGCTCGCGAGCATCGCGTCGTCGCGGTCGTGTCCGCCATGGCCGGCGTCACTGACATGCTGATCGAGCTCGCCGCGGCGGCCGCCGCCGGAAACCGGGCGGCGCAGCACATGCTGCTGGGCAAGCTGCGCGAGAAGCACGAGCACGCCGCCCGGGCGCTGTCGGCGGCGGACCGTGTCAGCCCGCTGCTCGATCGGCTTGAGACGCTGGCGTCGGGCATTGCCGCGGTGGGCGAGCTGACGCCGCGCTCGCGCGATCATGTCCTTTCGTTCGGCGAGCGGCTTTCGGCGGAGCTGATGGCGGCGGCGGCCGGGGCGCGGGCGCTGACCGGGCAGGAGGCCGGCATCGTCACCGATGAGAACTTCGGCGAGGCCGAGCCGTTGATGGACCTGACGCTCTATCAGGTGAAGGAGACGCTTGATCCGCTGCTGACGCCCGGCCGCTGCGTGGTCGTGACGGGGTTCATCGCGGCGACGCAGCACGGCGTGACGACGACGCTGGGCCGCGGCGGGTCGGACTACACGGCGACGATTCTCGGGGCGGCGCTGAAGGCGGATGAGATTTGGATCTGGAGCGATGTGGACGGGATCATGTCGGCCAATCCGAAGGTGGTTCCGCAGGCGCGGCTCCTTTCGGCCATCAGCTTCGGCGAGGCGATCGAGATGGGGCAGTTCGGAGCCAAGTCGATGCATCCGCGGGCGCTGGAGCCGGCGGCGGAACATCGCATTCCGGTGCGGATGCGGAACACGTTCAACCCGAGCGGGGCGGGGACGCTGATTTCGGAGAGCGGCGAGGCGGGGCACGTGGCGCGGGCGGTGCTGAGCGTGTCCAAGGCGGCGCTGGTGACGGTGGCGGGGGCGGCGATGATCGGCCGGCCGGGGACGGCGGCGCGGATATTTCGGGCGCTGGCGGATGAGAACGTAAACATCCTGATGATTTCGCAGAGCGTTTCGGAGGCGGGAATTTCGTTTGTCGTCGCGGGTTCGCAGCTCGAGCGGGCGCGCGGGGCGCTGCAGAAGCAGCTTCTGCGAACCGGCGACGCCCGGCATATCGACGTGCTGGAGAATGTCGCAGTCGTGGCGCTGGTCGGGTCGGGCATGCGCGGCACGCCGGGGGTGGCGGCGCGGCTGTTCGGCGCGGTGGCGCGGCGGAGCGTGAACGTGATGGCGATTGCGCAGGGCTCGTCGGAGATTTCGGTAAGCTTCGTGGTTCGCGGGGAGGATGGGGCGGAGGCGGTGAGGGGGTTGCATGAGGAGTTTGAGCTGGGTTAG
- the hom gene encoding Homoserine dehydrogenase: MRVLLTGFGVVGQALVRLLEERAAELYRAHGLTPRVVGVIDSRGAALSESGLTAEALLNAKRELGTIAAVDGHGLRGARAAEFVGESDADVVVVATPTRLNDPAGDIAVLKAAFRSGKHAISVNKAPLAVAMPALLELARYNRRILRYSGTVGAGTPVIALAREAARGDTIVRLRAILNGTTNYILWKMTTEGWAFEKALGEAQRLGYAETDPSTDIDGIDTATKIVILANAVLGVPARLADVAISGIRGLPLERIREATARGNVVKLVGEIGDATALGESQNGGAGAASGGPASGRSSRVVSLGEETGRRPVPQVLSVSPQEVRAGGSLDVPANLNAVCVSLKNGGDVTLIGRGAGGTETATAIVRDLIDIWHEMGGREES; this comes from the coding sequence ATGCGGGTTCTTCTCACCGGTTTCGGGGTCGTCGGGCAGGCGCTGGTGCGGCTGCTGGAGGAGCGTGCGGCGGAACTGTACCGCGCGCATGGGCTGACGCCGCGGGTGGTGGGAGTGATCGACTCGCGCGGGGCGGCGCTGTCTGAATCCGGGCTGACGGCTGAGGCGCTGTTGAACGCAAAGCGCGAGCTGGGGACGATCGCGGCGGTGGATGGGCATGGATTGCGCGGCGCTCGCGCCGCGGAGTTCGTGGGCGAGAGCGATGCCGACGTGGTCGTGGTGGCGACGCCGACTCGGTTGAACGACCCGGCCGGCGACATTGCGGTTCTGAAGGCGGCGTTTCGCAGTGGCAAGCACGCGATCAGCGTGAACAAGGCGCCGCTGGCGGTGGCGATGCCGGCGCTTTTGGAGCTGGCGCGCTACAACCGGCGGATTTTGCGCTATAGCGGGACGGTCGGGGCGGGGACGCCGGTGATTGCGCTGGCGCGCGAGGCGGCGCGCGGGGACACGATCGTGCGGCTGCGGGCGATTCTGAACGGGACGACCAATTACATTCTGTGGAAGATGACGACGGAGGGATGGGCGTTTGAGAAGGCGCTCGGCGAGGCGCAGCGGCTCGGATACGCCGAAACGGATCCGAGCACGGACATTGACGGCATCGACACGGCGACGAAGATTGTGATTCTGGCGAATGCGGTGCTGGGCGTGCCGGCGCGGCTGGCGGATGTGGCGATCAGCGGGATTCGCGGATTGCCGCTGGAGCGGATTCGCGAGGCGACGGCACGGGGCAACGTGGTCAAGCTGGTCGGCGAAATTGGCGACGCGACGGCGCTCGGCGAGTCGCAGAATGGGGGTGCCGGAGCGGCGTCTGGGGGACCGGCCTCTGGCCGGTCTTCCAGAGTGGTGTCGCTGGGCGAAGAGACCGGTCGGAGACCGGTCCCCCAGGTCCTGTCCGTGTCGCCGCAGGAAGTACGCGCGGGCGGGTCGCTGGATGTTCCGGCGAATCTGAACGCGGTTTGCGTGTCGCTGAAGAACGGCGGCGATGTGACGCTCATCGGCCGCGGCGCGGGCGGGACGGAGACGGCGACGGCGATCGTGCGTGATCTGATCGATATCTGGCACGAGATGGGCGGGCGGGAAGAATCGTAA
- the menB gene encoding 1,4-Dihydroxy-2-naphthoyl-CoA synthase produces MSSDYIAGRDPASFRFQKIVYEKHQRQKGRATVTINRPEVHNAFDFQTLSEMSAAFLDTSHDDTVAVLVLTGAGDKAFCTGADLKEQQEHCVDHPQTYWKWMGAFIEAHERLRNIGKPTVARLNGMTVGGGNEFNMSCDLAVAADDVYIRQVGTARGSVPAGGATQWLPLIVGDRRAREILMLCEEIPAAKALEWGLVNRVVPRSQLDAEVDRMCTTLINKLPGCIRYTKQQLNFWRDLSWHLTIGHARDWLAINNLTHETKEGIAAFNEKRAVDYDQIRRASR; encoded by the coding sequence ATGAGCAGCGACTACATCGCGGGCCGCGACCCCGCCTCGTTTCGTTTTCAGAAGATCGTGTACGAGAAACACCAGCGTCAGAAGGGCCGGGCCACGGTCACGATCAACCGCCCCGAGGTTCACAATGCCTTCGATTTCCAGACGCTGAGCGAGATGTCCGCGGCTTTTCTGGATACCTCGCACGATGACACGGTCGCCGTGCTCGTGCTGACCGGCGCCGGCGACAAGGCCTTCTGCACGGGAGCCGACCTGAAGGAGCAGCAGGAGCACTGCGTCGATCACCCGCAGACCTACTGGAAATGGATGGGCGCGTTCATCGAGGCTCACGAGCGGCTGCGCAACATCGGAAAACCGACCGTCGCCCGGCTGAACGGCATGACCGTCGGCGGCGGAAACGAATTCAACATGTCCTGCGACCTGGCCGTCGCGGCTGATGACGTTTACATCCGGCAGGTCGGCACCGCGCGCGGTTCGGTCCCGGCCGGCGGGGCGACGCAGTGGCTGCCGTTGATCGTCGGCGATCGGCGGGCGCGTGAAATCCTGATGCTCTGCGAGGAAATCCCGGCGGCGAAGGCGCTGGAGTGGGGCCTTGTGAACCGCGTGGTTCCGCGCTCGCAGCTTGACGCCGAGGTGGACCGGATGTGCACGACGCTCATCAACAAGCTGCCCGGCTGCATCCGCTACACGAAGCAGCAGCTTAATTTCTGGCGCGACTTGAGCTGGCACCTGACGATCGGCCACGCCCGCGACTGGCTGGCGATCAACAACCTGACGCACGAGACGAAGGAGGGGATTGCGGCGTTCAACGAGAAGCGGGCGGTGGATTACGATCAGATTCGGCGTGCGAGTCGCTGA
- a CDS encoding translocation protein TolB produces the protein MLNLERRSVALAIVTCAVGAALAQPPASNAVDESRWLKNIRQLTREDMGLARAGEGYFSRDGKRVCFQAYPPGKEDYQIYVMGVDGSGLKQVSTGQAATTCAFFHPDGTKMIFAANHHDPRPPEMPEDVKKALKETGKSRYAWPFQPGMDIYEHTFADGRMKRLTTSDGYDAEGSYSPDGQQIVFTSMRDGDQEIYISDADGSHARRITNVKGYDGGPFFSPDGKRIVYRSDRKGDGNMHIFVNSALGGAEKQLTTEDGVLHWCPFWHPSGKWLIFTRADHRGRPNYDLYLIRDDGSKTLRVTTDAEFDGLPVFSPDGKQVMWTSKRGGLSAAQLFIADFVGLTPEGDARE, from the coding sequence ATGCTCAACTTGGAACGACGCTCCGTTGCGCTCGCGATCGTCACCTGCGCGGTCGGCGCCGCTCTCGCTCAGCCGCCGGCGTCGAACGCCGTCGATGAATCGCGCTGGTTGAAGAATATCCGTCAGTTGACGCGTGAGGATATGGGCCTGGCCCGCGCCGGAGAGGGCTATTTCTCGCGCGACGGAAAGCGCGTTTGTTTCCAGGCTTATCCGCCCGGCAAGGAAGACTACCAGATCTACGTGATGGGCGTCGACGGCAGCGGGCTGAAGCAAGTCAGCACCGGCCAGGCCGCCACGACGTGCGCCTTCTTCCATCCCGACGGCACGAAGATGATCTTCGCCGCCAACCACCACGACCCGCGCCCGCCGGAGATGCCGGAAGACGTCAAGAAGGCGCTGAAGGAGACCGGCAAGAGCCGCTACGCCTGGCCCTTTCAGCCGGGGATGGACATCTACGAACACACGTTCGCAGACGGAAGGATGAAACGCCTCACCACCAGCGACGGCTACGACGCCGAAGGCAGTTACTCGCCCGACGGCCAGCAGATCGTCTTTACGTCGATGCGCGACGGCGACCAGGAGATTTACATCAGCGACGCTGACGGCTCGCACGCGCGGCGAATAACGAATGTGAAGGGCTATGACGGCGGCCCCTTTTTCAGCCCGGACGGCAAACGCATCGTCTACCGCTCGGACCGCAAGGGCGACGGCAACATGCACATCTTCGTCAACTCCGCTCTCGGCGGCGCTGAAAAGCAGCTCACCACCGAAGACGGGGTGCTGCACTGGTGCCCGTTCTGGCATCCGTCGGGCAAGTGGCTGATCTTCACGCGGGCTGATCACCGCGGCCGGCCGAACTACGACCTGTACCTGATCCGCGACGACGGCTCGAAGACGCTTCGCGTCACGACCGACGCCGAGTTTGACGGTCTGCCGGTCTTCTCGCCCGACGGAAAGCAGGTCATGTGGACCTCGAAGCGCGGCGGGCTGAGCGCGGCGCAGCTTTTCATCGCGGATTTTGTCGGCCTGACGCCGGAAGGCGACGCCCGCGAATAA
- the mntR_1 gene encoding Transcriptional regulator MntR gives MNARRPQPLAARNPRQQAADHRRTREARRKELGEDYVEVVADLIDAGGEARVVDIAERLGVSHVTVSKTVERLMRDGLVTTRPYRAIFLTDAGREMAARVRHRHEVVLAFLLSIGVSEKVAQADAEGIEHHVSDETLAAFERATRKRPAP, from the coding sequence ATGAACGCGCGCCGCCCGCAACCCCTCGCCGCCCGTAACCCGCGCCAGCAGGCCGCTGACCACCGCCGCACGCGCGAGGCCCGCCGCAAGGAGCTGGGCGAGGACTACGTCGAGGTCGTCGCCGACCTGATCGACGCAGGCGGCGAGGCGCGCGTGGTGGACATCGCCGAGCGGCTGGGCGTCTCGCACGTCACGGTCAGCAAGACGGTCGAGCGGCTGATGCGCGACGGGCTGGTCACCACGCGACCGTACCGGGCGATCTTCCTCACCGACGCCGGCCGGGAGATGGCGGCCCGCGTCCGTCACCGGCACGAGGTGGTGCTGGCGTTTCTGCTCTCGATCGGCGTCAGCGAGAAGGTGGCGCAGGCCGACGCCGAGGGGATCGAGCATCATGTCAGCGATGAGACGCTCGCGGCATTCGAGCGGGCCACGCGCAAGCGGCCGGCCCCCTGA